From Pungitius pungitius chromosome 9, fPunPun2.1, whole genome shotgun sequence, one genomic window encodes:
- the cnrip1a gene encoding CB1 cannabinoid receptor-interacting protein 1a: MDDVPPIINISISLRIQPNEGPVFFKVDGTRFGQTRTIKLLTGSKYKIEVVLKPGNVEATNMNIGGIVFPLEQQSRDEESVVYHAQYDTEGVPHTKSGDRQPVQVSVEFNKAGTFETVWQAKYYNYYKREHCQGGNKFTSIEYECKPNETRTLMWINKEAFN; encoded by the exons ATGGACGACGTGCCTCCGATCATCAACATCTCCATCTCGCTGCGGATCCAGCCCAACGAGGGACCCGTGTTCTTCAAGGTGGACGGAACCAGGTTCGGCCAGACCAGAACCATCAAGCTGCTCACGGGATCCAAATACAAGATCGAGGTGGTGCTGAAGCCCGGAAACGTCGAGGCCac CAACATGAACATCGGAGGCATCGTCTTCCCTCTGGAGCAGCAGTCCCGGGACGAGGAGTCGGTGGTCTACCACGCGCAGTACGACACCGAGGGCGTCCCGCACACCAAGAGCGGCGACCGCCAACCCGTCCAAGTCAGTGTGGAG TTCAACAAAGCCGGCACGTTCGAGACCGTCTGGCAGGCGaaatactacaactactacaaGAGGGAGCACTGCCAGGGCGGCAACAAATTCACCAGCATCGAGTACGAATGCAAGCCCAACGAAACGCGGACCCTGATGTGGATCAACAAGGAGGCGTTCAACTGA
- the LOC119218054 gene encoding F-box only protein 48 has protein sequence MNARGTSPVFLGSKRRASLRPTGGTPAPENFAETLPTEMSVKIFGELDAGSLCSASRTCKLWHRIIAESDAVWRRPCLLVGAVCHREVDGDRRDGLSWKVTLVKNYTRSRVKRDWLRGRYSNVRSAEELTGRKMVPLDAETWGEILQAELDR, from the exons ATGAATGCCCGAGGGACCTCGCCCGTGTTTCTCGGCTCTAAAAGGAGAGCCTCCCTGAGACCCACCGGCGGCACGCCGGCCCCCGAAAACTTTGCGGAGACTCTGCCGACAGAAATGAGCGTGAAGATCTTCggcgagctggacgccggcaGCCTGTGCAGCGCCTCCCGGACCTGCAAGCTGTGGCACCGCATCATCGCCGAGAGCGACGCGGTGTGGAGGAGGCCGTGTCTGCTGGTGGGAGCCGTCTGCCACCGGGAGGTGGACGGCGACAGGAGAGACGGCCTGTCCTGGAAG GTCACGCTGGTGAAGAACTACACTCGGAGCCGCGTGAAGCGGGACTGGCTGAGAGGTCGCTACAGCAACGTGAGGTCAGCGGAGGAGCTGACCGGCAGGAAGATGGTGCCGCTGGACGCCGAGACCTGGGGAGAGATCCTGCAGGCCGAGCTGGACCGATGA
- the ppp3r1b gene encoding calcineurin subunit B type 1b, protein MGNEASYALDMCSHFDADEIKRLGKRFKKLDLDNSGSLSVEEFMSLPELQQNPLVQRVIDIFDTDGNGEVDFKEFIEGVSQFSVKGDKEQKLRFAFRIYDMDKDGYISNGELFQVLKMMVGNNLKDTQLQQIVDKTIINADKDGDGRISFEEFCAVVGGLDIHKKMVVDV, encoded by the exons ATG GGAAATGAAGCCAGTTACGCCCTGGACATGTGCTCGCACT TTGATGCTGATGAGATTAAGAGGCTAGGAAAGCGATTTAAGAAACTCGACCTAGATAACTCCGGCTCTCTGAGTGTGGAGGAGTTCATGTCCTTACCGGAGCTGCAGCAGAACCCCCTGGTGCAGCGAGTCATCGACATATTCGACACGGACGGAAACGGGGAAGTCGACTTCAAAG AGTTCATCGAAGGCGTCTCCCAGTTCAGCGTCAAAGGGGACAAAGAGCAGAAGCTGCGCT tcgCCTTCAGGATCTACGACATGGACAAAGACGGCTACATCTCCAACGGGGAGCTCTTCCAGGTCCTCAAGATGATGGTGGGGAACAACCTGAAGGACACGCAGCTGCAGCAGATCGTCGACAAAACCATCATCAACGCCGACAAGGACGGAGACGGGCGGATATCCTTCGAGGAGTTCTGTGCG GTCGTTGGTGGATTAGACATTCACAAAAAGATGGTGGTGGACGTCTGA
- the prokr1a gene encoding prokineticin receptor 1a: MADPNNRSAVPPDYFLAGDFPDYGVPPDEAPDTTRGRAFFAATIVIAAVLVGIMVVCGVGNCLFIASLARYKQLRNLTNLLIANLAVSDTLVAAVCCPFLLDYYVVKQLSWDHGLLLCAATNYLRTVSLYVSTNALLAIAVDRYMAILHPLRPRMKIQTAFCVILTVWMVPVFVSIPSAYMASEMTYPHAEGRPHKTFCAQIWPVDRQAFYRSYFLLVFALEFVGPVTAMSVCYVQISRELWFKGVPGFRTDQIRKRLRSRRRTVVVLILVLVAYVLCWAPYYGFALLRDFYPALISRGRNSLVVFYVIECIAMSNGVINTLCFMSVRHNHRRLKRAGRFQLRLVTFVATKSLEEGEARTCSLRVTEEPDGARPK; this comes from the exons ATGGCCGACCCGAACAACCGCAGCGCCGTGCCGCCGGACTACTTCCTGGCCGGCGACTTCCCGGACTACGGGGTCCCCCCGGACGAGGCCCCGGACACCACGCGAGGCCGGGCCTTCTTCGCCGCCACCATCGTCATCGCCGCGGTCCTGGTGGGCATCATGGTGGTCTGCGGCGTGGGGAACTGCCTGTTCATCGCCAGCCTGGCTCGCTACAAGCAGCTGCGCAACCTGACCAACCTGCTGATCGCCAACCTGGCGGTGTCGGACACGCTGGTGGCGGCGGTGTGCTGCCCCTTCCTGCTGGACTACTACGTGGTCAAGCAGCTGTCGTGGGACCACGGCCTGCTGCTCTGCGCCGCCACCAACTACCTGCGCACCGTCTCCCTCTACGTGTCCACCAACGCGCTGCTCGCCATCGCCGTGGACAG GTACATGGCCATCCTGCACCCACTGAGGCCTCGCATGAAGATCCAGACGGCGTTCTGCGTGATCCTGACGGTCTGGATGGTGCCCGTCTTCGTCTCCATCCCCTCGGCCTACATGGCCTCCGAGATGACCTACCCGCACGCCGAGGGCCGCCCGCACAAGACCTTCTGCGCCCAGATCTGGCCGGTGGACCGGCAGGCCTTCTACCGCTCCTACTTCCTCCTGGTCTTCGCCCTGGAGTTCGTGGGCCCGGTGACCGCCATGTCCGTCTGCTACGTGCAGATCTCCAGGGAGCTGTGGTTCAAGGGCGTGCCGGGCTTCAGGACGGATCAGATCCGCAAGAGGCTGCGCAGCCGCCGCAGGACGGTGGTGGTGCTGATTCTGGTGCTGGTGGCCTACGTCCTGTGCTGGGCGCCGTACTACGGCTTCGCCCTGCTGCGGGACTTCTACCCCGCGCTCATATCAAGGGGCAGGAACTCCCTGGTGGTCTTCTACGTCATCGAGTGCATCGCCATGAGCAACGGGGTCATCAACACCCTGTGCTTCATGAGCGTCCGGCACAACCACAGGCGGCTGAAGCGCGCGGGCCGGTTCCAGCTGAGGCTGGTGACGTTCGTCGCCACCAAGTCGCTGGAGGAGGGCGAGGCCCGGACCTGCTCCCTCCGGGTGACGGAGGAGCCGGACGGGGCCCGGCCGAAGTAG
- the etaa1a gene encoding ewing's tumor-associated antigen 1: protein MNRGRGTGSSLQRDSGPSKTNRLRRSFRPTQQTEAAKEGDSPRSQQPEFKTPTRIPRSRAGSGFTAESPNNDSDFQQDIIWDATSPSPSRLGKRGVKQKPPGAVDISDIVSRIAPKYGRPTVAEPTLQQWIGDSAAIPCTPDVQGPRPKKKSPRPNGVDDLLKLAKQFDFNMFHRDEEEAEEMHQQSLELLSEDILSGASPALPEGRRRPDPHVEDELDFLFDGPTQRFSGNLSQLTQVKPPAQGAPGTPAASSHDPGAGVSGAGANAALARDEFEDDWENDDLLNDSLVLEMTQNPQKFCAPQHCSTQIAAGHVTHRRESPAGAVARAPVSNNGRQRTTFKLETNPVFSLGGIQKNGKVDFASKESVKDAAQSGRCPGNGVSVEAGSRSWQTPNPVKSYPRQAEIHRRASVARYDAAASNAASNASSTQTGRSFPTEPAPVASRGVASRGEAAASDLLQEDLEELFSSDPVWGDEDDDDLLCEMCEVVENRLQGAENVPAGGAPPPGGHVTDQRAPLPPSNGSQQPAHRRPFDPKTQTAGEPAVGSWTAGSASITAAGVRVTDSSQAKSASACGSAWTHGSSRGNAGEGRFTFKKPGGPVATATVKDLSACLPSAAGGSCSAAEIERKKQQAKERRRQRTQAAQNLRAAT from the exons ATGAACCGGGGCCGCGGGACGGGCTCCTCGCTGCAGCGGGACTCGGGCCCGTCCAAAACAAACCGACTGAGGAGAAGTTTCAGGCCGACTCAGCAGACGGAGGCGGCGAAGGAGGGCGACTCTCCGAGGAGCCAACAGCCGG agtTTAAGACCCCGACCCGGATCCCGAGGTCCAGAGCCGGCAGTGGTTTCACCGCCGAGTCTCCGAACAACGACTCCGACTTCCAGCAGGACATCATCTGGGACGCCACGTCTCCGTCGCCCAGCAGACTCG GAAAAAGAGGGGTGAAACAGAAGCCTCCCGGAGCTGTGGACATCTCAGACATTGTTAGCAGGATCGCCCCAAAG TACGGCAGGCCGACGGTTGCCGAGCCGACTCTGCAGCAGTGGATCGGAGACAGCGCCGCCATCCCCTGCACGCCCGACGTCCAAGGCCCCAGACCCAAGAAGAAGTCCCCGCG gccgaACGGAGTGGACGACCTGCTGAAGCTGGCCAAGCAGTTCGACTTCAACATGTTTCATCGGGATGAAGAAGAAGCGGAGGAAATGCACCAGCAGAGCCTGGAGCTCCTCTCGGAGGACATCCTGAGCGGCGCTTCGCCGGCGCTTCCAGAAGGTCGGCGCCGCCCGGATCCACACGTGGAGGACGAGTTGGATTTTCTGTTTGACGGACCCACCCAGCGCTTCAGCGGAAATCTAAGTCAGCTGACGCAAGTCAAACCGCCTGCCCAGGGGGCTCCTGGGACACCAGCCGCTTCCTCACACGACCCCGGCGCCGGCGTGTCCGGGGCGGGCGCCAACGCCGCTTTGGCAAGAGACGAGTTTGAGGACGACTGGGAAAACGACGACTTGTTGAACGACTCGTTGGTGCTGGAGATGACGCAAAATCCACAGAAGTTCTGCGCCCCGCAGCACTGCTCCACCCAGATAGCCGCGGGTCACGTGACGCACCGGCGGGAGAGTCCGGCGGGCGCCGTCGCTCGGGCGCCGGTTTCTAACAACGGGAGACAAAGGACGACTTTCAAGCTGGAAACTAATCCTGTTTTTTCTCTCGGAGGAATCCAGAAAAACGGGAAGGTGGATTTTGCCTCAAAGGAGTCTGTTAAAGACGCGGCGCAGAGCGGGCGTTGCCCCGGTAACGGTGTCTCCGTGGAGGCGGGATCTCGTTCCTGGCAAACGCCGAACCCGGTGAAGTCGTATCCGCGGCAAGCAGAGATTCATCGGAGGGCTTCTGTCGCCAGGTACGACGCCGCCGCGTCCAACGCAGCATCCAACGCATCCTCCACCCAAACGGGACGAAGCTTTCCCACAGAACCTGCGCCGGTGGCGTCCCGCGGCGTGGCGTCCCGCGGGGAAGCAGCCGCCTCTGACCTCCTACAGGAGGACCTGGAAGAGCTCTTCTCGTCCGACCCGGTTTGGGGagacgaggacgacgacgacctGCTGTGTGAAATGTGCGAGGTCGTGGAGAACCGCCTCCAGGGCGCCGAGAACGTGCCCGCTGGGGGGGCTCCTCCCCCCGGGGGTCACGTGACTGACCAGAGAGCGCCTTTGCCGCCGTCCAACGGGAGCCAGCAGCCGGCGCATCGCCGACCTTTTGACCCAAAGACACAAACGGCGGGAGAACCGGCGGTCGGCTCGTGGACCGCTGGCTCCGCCTCCATCACCGCTGCAGGTGTGCGTGTGACGGATTCCTCGCAGGCAAAGAGCGCTTCGGCGTGCGGCTCGGCCTGGACGCACGGCAGCAGCCGGGGGAACGCCGGCGAAGGTCGGTTCACCTTCAAGAAGCCGGGCGGCCCGGTTGCCACGGCGACCGTAAAAG attTAAGCGCCTGCCTCCCGTCTGCAGCGGGGGGGAGTTGTTCAGCAGCCGAGATCGAGAGGAAGAAGCAGCAGGCGAAGGAGAGGAGACGACAGCGAACGCAGGCCGCCCAAAACCTCCGAGCTGCCACCTGA
- the LOC119217938 gene encoding zinc finger protein RFP-like isoform X2 → MASANYGPSEDQFLCPICLDVFTDPVTTPCGHNFCMNCINEHWKTRDQNRCPICKKDFTTRPVLRVNTITDLIVQFRQSTQQKASSSSSEQQESKPGEVPCDVCTGTKVKALKSCLVCLVSYCETHLEPHLTASRLKRHQLMDPVENLEGRMCTKHLNPLELFCKSDQTCVCMLCTVLDHKNHDVVPLEEEYEEKKVELKKTESEIQQMIQKRRVKIQEIKQSVDLSEEDAGREKAEGVQVFTDLMKSVRRGLKELLKTIEEKQETTKKQAEAFIRELDQEISELMKRSAEVEQLSRSEDHLHLLQSLNIHQPPPTKDWTEVSVCPSYEGIVVKAVSQLKETLSEKMKKVLEAELKRVQMFAVDVTLDPETAHPYLILSDDGKQVKLGDVWKNLPNNPERFSHCSCVITKQSFSSGRFYFEVQVEGKTEWFLGVIRESVNRKGNISLSPQNGYWIIRLINGNEYTALDDPPVDLSVKSGLQKVGVFVDYEEGVVSFYDLEAAALIYSFTGCSFTEKLFPYFNPGPYNGGRNAAPLIISPVKRCWGLAPMRE, encoded by the exons ATGGCTTCTGCAAACTATGGTCCATCTGAAGATCAGTTCCTGTGCCCCATCTGTCTGGATGTGTTCACTGATCCAGTCACCacaccatgtggacacaacttCTGCATGAACTGCATCAATGAACACTGGAAGACCAGAGACCAGAACCGGTGTCCAATATGTAAGAAGGACTTCACCACCAGACCTGTTTTGAGGGTCAACACCATCACTGACTTGATTGTTCAGTTCAGACAGTCCACTCAgcagaaagccagcagcagcagctcagagcaacAAGAGTCCAAACCAGGAGAAGTTCCCTGTGATGTCTGCACTGGAACCAAAGTGAAGGCCCTCAAGTCCTGCCTGGTGTGTCTGGTCTCCTactgtgagactcacctggagcCTCATCTGACAGCTTCACGCCTGAAGAGACATCAGCTGATGGACcctgtggagaacctggaaGGCAGGATGTGTACGAAGCACTTGAATCCTCTGGAGCTGTTCTGTAAGAGCGACCAGACGTGTGTTTGCATGCTCTGCACTGTTTTAGACCACAAGAACCATGATGTTGTTCCTCTGGAAGAAGAATATGAAGAAAAGAAGGTTGAGCTGAAGAAGACAGAATCTGAAATCCAGCAGATGATCCAGAAGAGAAGAGTGAAGATTCAGGAGATCAAACAGTCGGTGGACCTCAGTGAGGAAgatgcaggcagagagaaagcagaaggtgTTCAGGTCTTCACTGATCTGATGAAGTCTGTTAGAAGAGGCTTGAAGGAGCTCCTCAAAACAAtagaagagaagcaggaaaccacaaagaaacaggcTGAAGCGTTCATCAGAGAGCTGGACCAGGAAATCTctgagctgatgaagaggagcgctgaggtggagcagctctctcgctctgaagaccacctccatcttctccagtcCTTAAACATCCATCAGCCACCACCCACCAAGGACTGGACAGAGGTCAGTGTTTGTCCTTCATATGAGGGGATTGTGGTGAAAGCTGTGTCTCAGCTGAAGGAGACACTcagtgaaaagatgaagaaggtgCTTGAAGCTGAGCTGAAGAGGGTCCAGATGTTTGCAGTGGATGTGACTCTTGATCCTGAAACAGCTCATCCTTATCTCATCCTGTCTGATGATGGGAAACAAGTGAAACTTGGTGATGTTTGGAAGAATCTCCCAAACAACCCAGAGAGATTTTCTCATTGTTCCTGTGTTATAACAAAGCAGAGTTTCTCTTCAGGCAGATTCTACTTTGAGGTTCAGGTTGAAGGAAAGACTGAGTGGTTTTTAGGAGTGATCAGAGAGTCTGTCAACAGGAAGGGAAACATCTCATTGAGTCCTCAGAATGGTTACTGGATCATACGTTTGATAAATGGAAATGAATACACAGCTCTTGATGATCCTCCAGTTGATCTCTCTGTGAAGTCTGGTCTTCAGAAGGTGGGGGTGTTCGTGGACTATGAGGAGGGTGTGGTCTCCTTTTATGACTtagaagctgcagctctcatCTACTCCTTCACTGGCTGCTccttcactgagaaactcttcCCCTACTTTAATCCTGGTCCTTATAACGGTGGAAGAAACGCTGCTCCTCTGATCATTTCTCCAGTCAAA CGCTGCTGGGGGTTGGCGCCCATGAGAGAATGA
- the aplf gene encoding aprataxin and PNK-like factor: MSGFNLVRVDAGGGGPIRLPPGETVLGRGPLLGVSDKRVSRLHGLLENLNGELRLKPTHLNPCFVQASPADDPRPLQRDSWHPLRHGDLFSLLPGQLVFQVEAVGGAGRPPRNSRLFVEGGLPVDPEPDVESPPSAAAPPEQEKEQQQQQEKEQQEEQEEEEEEAAGRSSDERDSPNEAQTRRGDAPPSAPPSVSRRRVLPAWMMAAAAAAPSGPSSSSPKAVKRSRGPSAGTKPAAGAKQAPPTKAPSPEEAELREEETPRKRRRKMSDEEEESAKTNPPVDVPPPPQRSAERSEVSDESGGFPAEGAGPEEAGPEEAGGDSPTGDANAAGRSESEDKRRKNARPRQRAPCAYGSSCYRKNPAHFQECSHPGDPDYEEEEEEEEAERPECPYGTDCYRKNPLHRKEYKHTKRPARAARTAPGNPAAGEEDEDEYEDSFIDDDSEDAGDDSDYAPPASDDSGREDVAALRAEAKAFARRRK; this comes from the exons ATGTCCGGCTTCAACCTGGTCCGAGTGGACGCTGGCGGCGGGGGTCCCATCCGCCTGCCGCCGGGGGAGACGGTGCTCGGCCGGGGGCCCCTACTGGGG GTCAGCGACAAGAGGGTGTCCCGCCTTCACGGGCTGCTGGAGAACCTGAACGGAGAGCTGCGCCTCAAACCG ACCCACCTGAACCCGTGCTTCGTTCAGGCGTCGCCCGCCGACGACCCCCGACCTCTGCAGAGAGACTCGTGGCACCCGCTGCGCCACGGGGACCTCTTCTCCCTGCTGCCGGGCCAGCTCGTCTTCCAGGTGGAGGCCGTGGGCGGAGCAGGCCGCCCCCCCAG GAACAGTCGGCTGTTTGTTGAAGGAGGGCTTCCCGTCGACCCTGAGCCAGATGTGGAGTCGCCTCCGTCAGCAGCCGCTCCGCccgagcaggagaaggagcagcagcagcagcaggagaaggagcagcaggaggagcaggaggaggaggaggaggaggccgccggCAGGAGCTCAGATGAG AGAGACTCTCCAAACGAGGCCCAGACCCGCCGCGGGgacgcccccccctctgcccccccctccgtctccagGAGGAGAGTTTTACCTGCGTGGatgatggcggcggcggcggcggcgccaagcggcccctcctcctccagcccaaAAG CTGTGAAGAGAAGCAGAGGACCTTCAGCCGGCACCAAACCAGCAGCAGGCGCCAAGCAAGCCCCGCCCACCAAGGCCCCCTCACctgaggaggcggagctccgcGAGGAGGAGAcgccgaggaagaggaggaggaaaatgagcgatgaggaagaggaatcaGCTAAAACA AACCCCCCCGTtgatgttcctcctcctccgcagcgcTCAGCCGAGAGGTCGGAGGTGAGCGACGAGTCCGGCGGCTTCCccgcggagggggcggggccagagGAGGCGGGGCCAGAGGAGGCGGGCGGGGATTCCCCGACGGGGGACGCCAACGCGGCCGGCCGGTCCGAGAGCGAAGACAAGAGGCGGAAAAACGCCCGACCTCGGCAGAGAGCTCCGTGTGCGTACGGGAGCAGCTGCTACAG GAAGAACCCGGCCCACTTCCAGGAGTGCAGTCACCCCGGTGACCCGGactacgaggaggaggaggaggaggaggaggcggagcggcCCGAGTGCCCCTACGGCACCGACTGCTACAG GAAGAATCCTCTTCACAGGaaagaatacaaacacacaaagagaccaG CTCGCGCCGCACGCACGGCCCCCGGGAACCCCGCCGCcggcgaggaggacgaagacgagTACGAGGACAGCTTCATCGACGACGACAGCGAGGACGCGGGCGACGACTCGGACTACGCGCCGCCCGCCTCGGACGACAGCGGGCGGGAGGACGTGGCGGCGCTGCGGGCGGAGGCGAAGGCCTTCGCCAGGAGGAGGAAGTAG
- the snrpb2 gene encoding U2 small nuclear ribonucleoprotein B'' encodes MDIRPNHTIYINNINDKIKKDEMKRSLYALFSQFGQIVDIVAMKTSKMRGQAFVVFKELAASTNALRQLQGFPFYNKPMRIQYAKTDSEVITKVKGSFGDKDKKKDKKKKAQEPPASLLKKPAPGSAAPVHSGIVQVPDNPPNYILFLNNLPEETNEMMLSMLFNQFPGFKEVRLVPGKHDISFVEFESETQAGVAKDALQGFRITATCAMKITYAKK; translated from the exons ATGGACATCCGACCAAACCACACCATCTACATCAACAATATAAATGACAAGATCAAAAAAGACG AGATGAAGCGGTCGCTGTACGCGCTCTTCTCTCAGTTTGGCCAGATAGTCGACATCGTGGCCATGAAGACCTCAAAGATGAGAGGGCAGGCCTTCGTGGTCTTCAAAGAGCTCGCCGCGTCCACCAACGCACTGCGGCAACTTCAGGGCTTCCCGTTCTACAACAAGCCCATG AGGATACAGTACGCAAAGACTGACTCCGAGGTCATCACCAAGGTGAAAGGCTCGTTCGGCgacaaggacaagaagaaggacaagaagaagaaggctcaGGAGCCGCCAGCCAGCCTGCTGAAGAAACCGGCGCCG GGATCAGCAGCTCCGGTGCACTCGGGCATCGTGCAG GTGCCCGACAACCCGCCGAACTACATTCTGTTCCTCAACAACCTGCCCGAGGAGACCAACGAGATGATGCTGTCCATGCTGTTCAACCA GTTTCCCGGGTTCAAAGAGGTGCGGCTCGTCCCGGGCAAACACGACATCTCCTTCGTGGAGTTTGAGAGCGAGACGCAGGCGGGCGTGGCCAAAGACGCGCTGCAGGGCTTCAGGATCACGGCCACCTGCGCCATGAAGATCACGTACGCCAAGAAGTAG
- the LOC119217938 gene encoding zinc finger protein RFP-like isoform X1 translates to MKTQYFTQCYTLQSHCFQMTTHYNYIYFFSSTTCADMASANYGPSEDQFLCPICLDVFTDPVTTPCGHNFCMNCINEHWKTRDQNRCPICKKDFTTRPVLRVNTITDLIVQFRQSTQQKASSSSSEQQESKPGEVPCDVCTGTKVKALKSCLVCLVSYCETHLEPHLTASRLKRHQLMDPVENLEGRMCTKHLNPLELFCKSDQTCVCMLCTVLDHKNHDVVPLEEEYEEKKVELKKTESEIQQMIQKRRVKIQEIKQSVDLSEEDAGREKAEGVQVFTDLMKSVRRGLKELLKTIEEKQETTKKQAEAFIRELDQEISELMKRSAEVEQLSRSEDHLHLLQSLNIHQPPPTKDWTEVSVCPSYEGIVVKAVSQLKETLSEKMKKVLEAELKRVQMFAVDVTLDPETAHPYLILSDDGKQVKLGDVWKNLPNNPERFSHCSCVITKQSFSSGRFYFEVQVEGKTEWFLGVIRESVNRKGNISLSPQNGYWIIRLINGNEYTALDDPPVDLSVKSGLQKVGVFVDYEEGVVSFYDLEAAALIYSFTGCSFTEKLFPYFNPGPYNGGRNAAPLIISPVKRCWGLAPMRE, encoded by the exons ATGAAGACACAGTATTTTACCCAATGTTACACGCTACAATCCCACTGCTTTCAAATGACAacacattataattatatatatttcttctctTCCACAACATGTGCAGACATGGCTTCTGCAAACTATGGTCCATCTGAAGATCAGTTCCTGTGCCCCATCTGTCTGGATGTGTTCACTGATCCAGTCACCacaccatgtggacacaacttCTGCATGAACTGCATCAATGAACACTGGAAGACCAGAGACCAGAACCGGTGTCCAATATGTAAGAAGGACTTCACCACCAGACCTGTTTTGAGGGTCAACACCATCACTGACTTGATTGTTCAGTTCAGACAGTCCACTCAgcagaaagccagcagcagcagctcagagcaacAAGAGTCCAAACCAGGAGAAGTTCCCTGTGATGTCTGCACTGGAACCAAAGTGAAGGCCCTCAAGTCCTGCCTGGTGTGTCTGGTCTCCTactgtgagactcacctggagcCTCATCTGACAGCTTCACGCCTGAAGAGACATCAGCTGATGGACcctgtggagaacctggaaGGCAGGATGTGTACGAAGCACTTGAATCCTCTGGAGCTGTTCTGTAAGAGCGACCAGACGTGTGTTTGCATGCTCTGCACTGTTTTAGACCACAAGAACCATGATGTTGTTCCTCTGGAAGAAGAATATGAAGAAAAGAAGGTTGAGCTGAAGAAGACAGAATCTGAAATCCAGCAGATGATCCAGAAGAGAAGAGTGAAGATTCAGGAGATCAAACAGTCGGTGGACCTCAGTGAGGAAgatgcaggcagagagaaagcagaaggtgTTCAGGTCTTCACTGATCTGATGAAGTCTGTTAGAAGAGGCTTGAAGGAGCTCCTCAAAACAAtagaagagaagcaggaaaccacaaagaaacaggcTGAAGCGTTCATCAGAGAGCTGGACCAGGAAATCTctgagctgatgaagaggagcgctgaggtggagcagctctctcgctctgaagaccacctccatcttctccagtcCTTAAACATCCATCAGCCACCACCCACCAAGGACTGGACAGAGGTCAGTGTTTGTCCTTCATATGAGGGGATTGTGGTGAAAGCTGTGTCTCAGCTGAAGGAGACACTcagtgaaaagatgaagaaggtgCTTGAAGCTGAGCTGAAGAGGGTCCAGATGTTTGCAGTGGATGTGACTCTTGATCCTGAAACAGCTCATCCTTATCTCATCCTGTCTGATGATGGGAAACAAGTGAAACTTGGTGATGTTTGGAAGAATCTCCCAAACAACCCAGAGAGATTTTCTCATTGTTCCTGTGTTATAACAAAGCAGAGTTTCTCTTCAGGCAGATTCTACTTTGAGGTTCAGGTTGAAGGAAAGACTGAGTGGTTTTTAGGAGTGATCAGAGAGTCTGTCAACAGGAAGGGAAACATCTCATTGAGTCCTCAGAATGGTTACTGGATCATACGTTTGATAAATGGAAATGAATACACAGCTCTTGATGATCCTCCAGTTGATCTCTCTGTGAAGTCTGGTCTTCAGAAGGTGGGGGTGTTCGTGGACTATGAGGAGGGTGTGGTCTCCTTTTATGACTtagaagctgcagctctcatCTACTCCTTCACTGGCTGCTccttcactgagaaactcttcCCCTACTTTAATCCTGGTCCTTATAACGGTGGAAGAAACGCTGCTCCTCTGATCATTTCTCCAGTCAAA CGCTGCTGGGGGTTGGCGCCCATGAGAGAATGA